The genomic DNA GGACCGGCGATGGGCCGGTTGACGCGGTGTATCGTACCATCGCGGCGATGACTCAGACAAAGAGCAAGCTCCTCATGTATGCGGTGAAAGCGATTACGGGGGGGACCGATGCCCAGGGTGAAGTTTCGGTAAGAGTTCAAGAGGATGGACGCACAGTATCCGGCCACGGAGCCGATACGGATATCATCGCAGCATCGGCAAGGGCCTACCTCAACGCGCTGAACAAGCTCGCGTATTTGGCAGCGAAGCAAGCGCAAGGCGAGCAGAAGGTGAACTTGATTTGAGAAGTGGCGCCACGGTAGAGTGCGCGAATAACTTGAGGAATGCTGCTGCAGGAGTGAGAGGGCGCACTCGTGTTCAAGGTCACACCATTAGAGCGCCCAGTGTTTTTAGCCGGCGACCATACCCGTCTACGGGAGATCTTCCATCCAGCTAAGCACCAGCTGAAACTGGGTTATAGCCTTGCCCATGGGACGTTGGGACCAGGTCAACGGTCCAGGCGGCACGTCTTGGCTTCTTCGGAAGTCTACTATTTCATTGTCGGTCAAGGACGTTTCATGATCCATGATCAGGTCATCGCGGTTGAGGCTGGGACGACGCTCTATGTGCCTCCAGGAGAGACCCAGTCACTGGAGAATACCGGAAGTATTGATATCGAGTTTCTCTGCCTCGTCGATCCTGCGTGGAAGCCGGAAGACGAAGTGATTCTGGAGTAGAGGGTTGGTTCTAGGAACAAGAGGGAGATGGGCACTGTGAAAGCGAAAATTGCAGTCTTGGCTGGTGACGGAGTCGGACGGGAGATCGTTCCCGAGGCTGTCAAGGTTCTCAAAGTCGTGGCTGAGAAATTTGGCCATAGCTTTGAATTTGCCACGGGCGATGTTGGTGGGCAAGCCATCGATAAGGTCGGAGTTCCCCTGCCTCAAGATACGCTGGCCCTGGCCAAGCAGAGTGATGCCGTCCTCCTAGGGGCAGTCGGTGGTCCGAAGTGGGAAGGGCTCGAATACAGTCTGCGACCAGAACGAGCACTCCTAGGCTTGCGTGAGCATCTGGGTCTATATGCGAACCTGAGGCCGGCAAAGTTATACCCAATGTTGGCCGACGCCTCGTCCTTGAGACGTGAGATCATCGAAGGAATCGACATTCTCGTAGTCCGGGAATTGACCGGCGGCATCTATTTTGGCAAGCCCAAAGGCATCGAGAAGCTGCCGAATGGAGAAGAGCGGGGGATCAACACGGAAATCTATACGACGGCGGAAATCAAACGCATTGCAAAAGTCGCGTTCGACGCTGCGAGAAAACGGCGCAAGAAAGTGACATCGGTCGATAAAGCGAATGTCCTGGAGTCGTCCGAACTCTGGCGCCGAATCGTGAGTGATGTTCAGACGCAATACCCGGATGTCGAGCTTAACCATATATACGTGGATAATGCAGCGATGCAGCTCGTGCGCAATCCACGGCAGTTCGACGTGATGCTGTGCAATAACATGTTCGGTGATATCCTGAGCGACGAAGCGGCCATGTTGACCGGTTCGATCGGCATGTTGCCCTCGGCGAGCGTGGGGGCTCAGGTGGGACTGTTTGAGCCAATACATGGAAGCGCTCCTGATATTGCCGGCAAGAATATCGCGAATCCCATCGCTACGATTGCGTCGGCCGCCATGATGCTGTCCTATGCCTTCCAACTCGATAAGGAAGCGGAGGCGATCGAGCAGGCGATTGTAAAGACCCTGGATCTCGGCTATCGGACAAAGGACATTCAGGGACCCGGCGCCCGCGTCGTCGGTACGAGTGAGATGGGTGATGCGATTCTGCGAAATCTCAATTAAGGGTTGGTAACGGAACGCTAATGGGCACCACAAGCAAAGTGGGACGGATTGTGACGGTCGCCGGTATCGGGGACCCCGGATGGTCCGGTGATGGCCGTGCGGCGGTTGCCGCCCTTCTGAATGAACCGAAGCATGTCACGATCGACAACCACGGGAACATTTTCATTGCCGATTCCGAGAATCACGTGGTGCGACGAATTGAGCGGATGACCGGACTGATCAGTACCGTGGCTGGGTCTGCTCAAGGAGCGACGGCCCTTCCCCAGACAGGGATTGGGACTGGGCCAGGAGAAATTGAAAGCTCGGACCCTCTGGCTGATGGGGAAGTAACCGGGTCTCATCAATTCGCCCAACAAACCGATCTGAGCGGGACCGTGCGATATATTGTCAACGCTACCGCAGTTGCAACAAGGTTCGGTGGCGATGGCGGTCCGGCAGTCGAAGCGCTCTTGAATTTTCCGACTGCTGTTGCGGTTGATCGGGACGGCTATCTCTATATCGCGGATACGATGAATCATCGGGTTCGTCGCGTGGATACGATGAATGGAATGATCGCGACAGTGGCTGGAACAGGACAATCACGATATGCTGGCGATGGGGGCGCTGCGACGGCTGCTGCGCTCAATGAGCCGGCGGCTTTGGCGATCAGCGAGAAGGACATTCTCTACGTTGCGGATCAAAGCAACAATCGAGTGCGCGCAGTGGACTTGATCACAGGATTGATCCGCACCGTCGCGGGGACCGGAACAGCCGGGTATAATGGAGACGGAATTCCCGCTACCGAAGCGAGTCTTGCTGGACCAAGCGGCTTGGCGTTGGACTCCGATGGAACCCTGTATATCGCCGATACCTTCAACGGCCGGATCCGTGCAGTCGACTCTGCGACCGGTCTGATCAGGACCGTCGTGGGCGATGGAGGTGAATATCGGTATCAGGGGCCAACTGAGCCTACTTCCCCCAGTCTTTCGCGCCCATCCGGTATTGCCCTTGACCTGCGAGGCAACCTCTACATAACGGATTCGGACAATCACCTTATCAGGCGATGGAATCGTACCACCGGACAGCTTGAACGGGTGGCTGGACAAGGAGCGGCCCGGTATGGAGGGGATGGAGGTTCCGCCTTGGACGCGAGTCTGAGCTATCCTTTTGGAATTGTCATCGATCAGTCCGGATATCTCTTTGTGGCCGACACCTTTAATCACCGCATCAGAGAAATCGAACAGCCGTAGGATCGGGATCCATGTTGAAGAAGAAATCATCGTACGTCGTCGCGATCATCGGGGCTACTGGTGCGGTCGGGAAGGAATCTCTCGACATCCTGGAAGAACGGAAGTTCCCGCTCGAATCGTTGCGCCTGTTCGCCTCGAAACGATCGGCCGGCGAAGTGATGACCTGTCAAGACAGGGAGTGGAAGGTCGAGGAATTGACGACGACCTCCTCGTTTGCCGGTATCGATATCGCGTTCATTTCTGCCACCGATGCGATTAGCCGAGAGTACGGGCCGCGTTTAGCCGCGGCGGGAATCGTCGTCATCGATGATAGCGGCATCTTTCGGATGGAGGCAGATGTCCCGCTGGTCGTACCTGAGGTCAATGCATCCGCTTTGCAGACGATCCCGCGCGGGATTGTCTCGATACCGAATTGCACCACGACGCCGCTCGTCATGGCACTGAAGCCGCTTCATGAGGCAGCCGGGATCAAGCGCGTGATCGTGACGACGTTTCAGTCCGTGTCAGGAACCGGTTCGGCGGCGATGAATGAACTTCTCGATCAGACCAGAGCCTTGATGTCGTTTCGCGACGTGAAAGCTGAGGTCTATCCCTATCAAATTGCGTTCAATCTCCTACCACATATTGGATCATTTTCGGAGGGCGGAGACTGTTCGGAAGAAGTGAAAATTGTGCGCGAGACGCAAAAGATATTGGATGCTCCCCACTTGCGGGTCACCTCGACGACCGTGCGTGTTCCCGTGATGCGCTGCCATTCCGAGGCGATCAATATTGAGTTGGAGCGGCCACTGAATCAAAACGAAGCTAGAGCAGCACTGGCGGCGATGCCGGGCGTGATCGTCTATGACGATCCTGGGAAAAAGTTGTATCCTATGCCGTTGGACGCAACAGGAAAGGATGAGGTCTTCGTGGGGCGGGTCCGCGAGGATACCACGATCGCCAACGGTCTGAACCTCTGGGTGGTATCGGATAATCTCCGCAAAGGAGCGGCGCTCAACGCAGTGCAAATCGCTGAATGCTTGGTGAGAGGTCGATGACGGAATGGGAAAGTCTCGGCAGGATCTTGATCGCCATTGGGTTGGCCGTGGCCACGGTTGGCGTGTTGATCGTGTTCAGCGACCGGTTCCCAAGCCTCGGTGCGTTATTCGGGTGGCTCGGCAAGCTTCCCGGTGATGTGTCCATTAAGCGGGACCAATTCTCTTTCCACTTTCCAATAGTTACCAGCCTCGTGCTCAGTGCGGTTCTCAGTCTGGTATTCTATTTAGTATCATGGTTATTTCGCCGCTAGGTCGAGGTAAGCGAGGGCTGGGGCTGGGCCTTGTGGCCGGGGTCCTATTAATGGGTTCCTTGTCCGGGACGGCAGCGGCCCAGTCCATCCGCGTCCTGCTGTCCGCCGAGGTACTTAGGCTGGATGTCCGCGCGGAGGGGCCGATCTGGATGACGGACTCCAAGGATCGCGGACAAGCCATCAAGTCCGCGGCACAGATTACGGTCAACGGCAGTGGCTTCTTGCTCAATGGTGTGCGCCTTGCCTCCGAGCAGCTGACTCTTCGTGCTGGAGAACAAGGGCTCACGCTGATCTATCGCAAGCAAACGGGGAATGGCTATGGAATGAGTGGTTCCGGAAGCGATCCGGGGACGACGGTGCCGGTGAGCGGATTGGTTCACCTGGTCCGGAAAGGAAACGGGTTTCTCCTCATCAACCAGGTGGATCTTGAAGAATATGTGAAAGGCGTCGTGCCTGCTGAAGTCAATTCGACATGGCATCCGGAGATGCTCAAATCGCAGGCGGTCGCGGCCCGGACCTACGCCCTCTACCAGCAGATGTTGAGTGCGACCCGGGACTATGACGTCGTTGCCACGGTGCAGGATCAGGTCTATCGGGGTAAACACGGCATCGACGTCGGCGTGCAGCAGGCGGTGGAAGCGACGCGCGGCCTAGTAATCACCTATCAAAATGCGCCCATCTATGCGGCCTTCTCTTCCACGGCTGCCGGGCTGACCGAAGACGCCATGAATGTTTGGTCGAAGGATCTTCCCTATCTGAAGGGCGTGGAGTGTCCCTTTGATCTTGAATCGCCGTTCTATCAGTGGAAAGCTTCGTTCAAGATCGATACGCTAGAGCAGAACCTGCGCCAACAGGGTTTTCCCGTGGGAACAATCGCGACCCTGACGCCGGTGACATTCAGCCGAGCTGGTCGTGTGGCGACGCTCCGAATCCTCCACTCAGGAGGCGAATTGGTCTTGCGTGGTGAAGATTTACGGAAGGCGATCGGATACTCGCTCGTCCCGAGCACGCAATTTACGGTCGACTCGATCGGTCAAGATATTGTTTTGTCGGGCTATGGAGCCGGCCATGCTGTGGGTATGTGCCAATGGGGGGCCAAGCAACTGGCCGAACTGGGTTATTCGTATACCACTATTCTCAACTATTACTATCCTGGTACCGAACTGCGAAACATGGCGTTGACAAAGCCACCGACCCTGCCGTCCTCCTGATGCAGTTGTCCGAGTTCGACTTCCCGTTTGATTCCTCGCTCGTCGCAATGCATCCGGTTCTTCCTCGGGACCGGGCCAGACTGTTGGTCATTAACACGACGGACCAGTCTCTAGCCCACCGCTCCATCAAAGAGCTGCCTGAGCTGTTGAATCCGGGCGACTTGTTGGTCGTCAACGACACGAAAGTCCGTGCGGCCCGAGTGGCGGGTTGGAAACGTCCGTCAGGAGTCTCCATTGAGATGCTGTTTGTCAAGGAGCTGCCCGATCACACGTGGGAGGTGATGGTCAGAGGCAAATTGACGCCAGGACAGATCATTGAGGTTGGTCCAGACGCCCATGTGGTCGTCATCGCGCGTGAGGCTGACCGGACCACCGTTCGGATCGAGACGGGAGAGGCCGTCCAAGAGTTCTTCCGCTTGTATGGCCGCATGCCGTTGCCGCCATACATCAAGAGGTCGCCGACAGAGGAGGATTGTGATTGGTACCAGACGGTCTTTGCAAAGGATGAAGGTGCTGTTGCAGCTCCCACAGCGGGGCTTCACTTCACGTCCGAGCTTCTCGGGCGATTGAAGACCCGGGGCGTCGGATTGACGGCCGTGACCCTGCACGTCGGACCTGGAACTTTCAAGCCGGTTACCGTGGATCGGATCGAAGACCATCGGATGGGCAGTGAATGGATTGACGTGGGGCCTGAAGCGATTCAGGCCATCGAGTACACCAAGTCGAAGGGAGGAAGAGTGATTGCTGTGGGGACCACGGTTGTCCGTGCGTTGGAAACTGCTGTTCAAGGTGGGGAGAAGCTTCAGCCGTATCAGGGCGAGACAAATTTGTTCATTGTACCTGGATTTTCGTTCAAGGTCGTGAACGCGCTGCTGACGAACTTTCACCTACCGCGCACCACGCTCTTGATGCTCGTGTCCGCACTGGCGGGCAACTCGCTGCTGCGGCACGCCTATGAAGAGGCCGTGCGTGCCCGCTATCGATTCTACAGTTATGGGGATGCCATGCTGATTTTGTAAGCGGCAAAAGGCCCCGGTGAGTGATTGACGGGAGGAGACTGCAAATTTGTGGGCCGGTTCCTCTTACAACGGCCCGTGCTTATTTCTACAACAGTTCCCGATGTATCTTAATCGGAAGTCTTGCTTTGAGAGCCTCGGTGTACGCCGTCAGCGCTCGTTGTTGTTTCTGAAACAGCATGTCTTGCACGGCACGGTCCCGTGCAGCTGTAGCCTTGGCAGGATCGGATTCCGGCTGCCGAACCATGAGAGCCTGCGCTTCGGCTAGTTCGCTCGGGGTTAATGCCACCGCATCGCGTACCACCATTTTAGCTTTGATCGTCAGAATGTCTTTCGTCTCCATGGCCTCAAAGACCGACGGAGTCATATGATTGATGGCCAACACTCGGCGGTAGATTTCCGAATCGAACGTTCCGTTCCTTTGGAAGTCCGGTATTTTCGTGATCACATCGCGGAGTTCGTCGTTGGAAACCGTCATGCCCATTTCCTTCGCCACGATGAGCCACAAGTTATTTTCGACGAGCTGTTCCACCACATATTGTTTAATTGTTTCGTCCTTGAATTCTCCTGGAACTTTTTCTTTGTATACTCGATAGGTGTTTTCATACGCGCGCTTGAATTCATCACGGGACACGGTGAGATCCCCAACCGAGGCGACCACATTGCCGGATTGCCCACCAAATCCCCACCAACCCATTCCTACGACAAAGGTCACCGCGATGAACCCCATCGCGACCGCCAACAGCCACGGAAAACGATCGTGCGTGTACCGGAGTATTTTGATCATGCGTGCTCTCGCACAGGTTGTCTGATGAGCCGACGCCTGCGGATTCTACTCAGGGAATTTTTCAAACGCAAGGGACGACGATCCGGTTTGCGCCGCGTTCGAACAAACCGTGAATACGCATGCGGGAGACTGGTTGAGACGGGGCTCTTGCCCAGATGACAAAGAACGGTCTTTATTTGTGCTCGATCGGGCAATTTGTTATACTTTGCCACTAATTACGAGGAGAGCCTTTGGCGGAGGAGGTGGGCAGGATCCATCCGGCCGGTTCTGCGGTCTATCCCAAGGCGCAGGTTCTGAACCGGTGTATCGCCAAGCTCATCGACTGTTTTATCGTTGGTGCGGCAAGTGAAGTATTGGCTCCGATCGGATTCCTCGCCGGCTTAGCCTATGTCTTGGTGGCCGATGGATTTGCCGGTGGGCAGAGTATCGGGAAACGGCTGATCGGTCTCCAAACGATCCTCCCCGGCACACGCGAAACAGCAGGGTTTCGGGAATCCATCATCCGCAATCTTCCGTTTGCTGCCGCTCAGGTCGCGTTCGCAGTCCCGTATGTAGGGTGGATTGCATCGGTGGCGATTCTGGCATTTGAAACTGTGTTGGTCGTTGGTAATGAACAGGGACGGCGGCTTGGTGATGAGGTTGCCGGCACTCAGGTCGTCGATGCGGGTCGGCTGGCGCTGCCTGACTGACCGGTAGAGAAACTGGGCCAATCGAGACGGAAGGGAGATTGACCGTGGGGTTTGCGAGCGACATTTTCGGATGGTTCTCCAACGATCTGGCGATCGACCTGGGGACGGCGACCACACTGGTCTACGTGCACGGGAAAGGCATCGTCTTAAACGAGCCGTCGGTTGTGGCCGTCGAGAAAAAAACCGAAAAGGTGCTCGCTGTCGGGGCTGATGCCAAGAAGATGTTGGGCCGGACGCCAGGCAACATCGTTGCGGTTCGACCGATGAAAGAAGGTGTCATCGCCGACTTCGAGATGGCCGAGCAGATGCTCAAACGCTTCATTCAGAAGGCCCACAATCGGAGTGCGTTCGTACGCCCCCGCATCATTATCGGTGTGCCCTCTCGGATCACTCAGGTGGAACAGCGGGCTGTCCGGGATTCGGCGGAACTGGCTGGTGCTCGAGAAGTCTATCTCATCGAGGAGCCAGTGGCTGCGGCGATCGGGGCGGGGCTCCCGATTACCGAGCCGTCCGGGAATATGGTCGTCGACGTCGGCGGTGGCACCACGGATATCGCGGTCATCTCACTCGGGGGGATTGTCTACAGCGAATCCGTCAAGGTGGCGGGCGATCGCATGGACGATGCGATCATGAACTACATTAAAAAGAAATATAATCTCCTGATCGGCGAACATATGGCGGAACGGATCAAGTTCGAAATCGGGTCCGCGTATCCGTTCGAAGAACGTAAAACGATGATGATAAAAGGCCGCGATCTGATCTCCGGCATTCCGCGGACGCTGGTGATCGACGACGCGGAAGTTCGAGAAGCTTTGCAGGAACCCATCGGAACAATCGTCAACGCAATCAAGGTGGCGTTGGAAAATACCCCACCTGAGTTGGCGGGAGATATCATCGATCGCGGCATTGTGCTGACGGGCGGTGGATCGTTACTGAAGGGCATGGATACTCGGTTCCGGGAGGAAACGAACCTGCCGATTATTACGGTGGACGATCCCTTAACTTCTGTCGTATTGGGGGTCGGTAAGATCCTCGATGAGCTCGATTTGCTCGCCAAAGTCTCGGTGATGTCTCAAGCCAACACCTTCCGGTAAGGTTCCATCCTTCATGTGGATGGTCAATTTTCGCTCGCCTTCTGGGACCAGACGCCTGGTGCTGGCGTCGATTGTCTTGCTATTGGTCGCCCTCTTCCTGCTCCCCAGCCAAAGTCAAGGGTTGTTACAATACGTCAGCAGTCCACTGGGCGAAGTGTTGAGTCTTCCATTGCAGGCAATTAGCTCGATCGATCACGGGATTTCCGAACTCTGGGCGGGCTATGTCGCCCTGCAAGGGGTGAGAGAAGAAAACGAGCGGTTGCGGAAGGATATGGACCTCCTCCGAGGGCAAAATGGTCAGCTTCGCGAAGCCGCTGCGGCCACCGAGCGATTGAAGTCTCTTTTGAAGTTCAAGGAACAGGCGCCGTCTGCGATCGTTGCGGCGCAGGTGATCGGACGAGATGCGACCAACCTATATCGGTCAGTGATCATCAATAAAGGTGAGAGTGACGGCATCAGGTCGGATATGGGCGTGGTGACACCGGCGGGGGTCGTCGGTCGCGTGGTGAAAACGACCGGGGCGACGGCAGTCGTATTGTTGGTCACCGATCCCAACAATGCCATCGCTGGCCTCATTCAGCGCACGAGGGATGAAGGAATTGTCGAGGGCACTCAGCAGGGATTGGCCAGATTGAAATACATTCCATTGCTCTCGACTGTCCGCAATGGAGATCGGGTCGTGACGTCCGGCCTCGTGGGAGGGTTCCCGCGAGGCCTGCCGCTCGGCACAATTACAGGGATCGACAGAGCGGAAGGCGCTCTCTTTCAATCTGCAGAATTGATGCCTGACGTTGACATGGGGCGTCTCGAAGAGGTGCTCGTCATTCAGGACCCGCGCGGCCAGTCCTCCAGTTCGGATTGAAGGAGCGACAAGAAGTCCTGAGCCATCACCATGAATGTCTTGATCTATAGCGGATTGGTCTTGCTTCTCATTCCACTCCAAGCGACGCTCCTACTCCACGTGACAGTCTGGGAGATCAAACCGGATATGGGACTCATAGCCGCCTGCTTTGTTGGCTTGTTCACAGGCGAACTCCAGGGTGTGGTTGTCGGACTTGTAATCGGGTGGGCATTAAATCTCTTTTCGGCCGGTGAATTGTGGATCAGTCTTGTGACAAAGGGAGGAGCCGGATTTTGTGCTGGGATGATGGGACGGCATCTCGCTCATGTATCGCCCACGCTCATGGGAATTGGGGTCTTTGCCTTATCGTGCCTGAGCGGCCTCGTAGAGATCCTCACTCTCACATCCCTTTCCGGGTCATGGTGGCGGGTGTGGTCAATCATGCTTCCGCAGGCCTGTTATGACGCTCTTCTTGCGGCAGGAATATATTGGCTCGGGTCCGAGTGGTTCATCAGGGATCGATTCAGCATGGCGTCTCGGTACTAGCGATGGCGCGTGATCAACAGCGGGCCGAATGATGGCGAGCATCGGATTTCAGGATTCGGAATTAGGAGAGGTGCAACGACGATTGGCTGTCCTGCGAGTCGGCCTGTTACTCGTCGTCGGCTTGTTAGCCTTCCGACTTTGGCACCTGCAGATCCGAGAAGGCCCGTATTATCGAGACCTGTCGGAAAACAATCGCACTCGTTCGGTTACGCTGGAACCGGCTCGCGGTCTTATCTACGACCGACAAGGTGTCTTGTTGGCGAACAATGTCCCGAGTTTCAGTCTTTATGTGTCGCTTGAAGATGTGAAAGACCGCGATGCCTTAATCGATGCGCTGACGAATCTCATCGGATTGGATCCTGCAGTCGTACAGAAGAAACTCGCCGGTCGTGGTGGAAAGCAGCTTCCTCGAAAAATCAAGGATCGGCTGACGCTTCGCGAGGCGACGCTCATCGAATCTCACCGGTTGGACTTGCCTGGCGTCATGATCCAAGTCGAATCGCAACGGAATTATCCTGGCGGCGTCACGGCCGCGCATCTTTTGGGGTACGTCGGAGAAGTGTCGGCTGAACAATTGGAGAGGCCGGAATATGCCGATCTTCATCAAGGGAGTATCGTCGGACAATACGGAGTGGAAAAATTTTTTGATCGGCATGTGCGAGGACTGGCCGGATTGAAGAGCGTCGAGGTCGATGCATTGGGCCATGAGAAGCGGACGGTCGTCGTCGAC from Nitrospiraceae bacterium includes the following:
- a CDS encoding cupin domain-containing protein gives rise to the protein MFKVTPLERPVFLAGDHTRLREIFHPAKHQLKLGYSLAHGTLGPGQRSRRHVLASSEVYYFIVGQGRFMIHDQVIAVEAGTTLYVPPGETQSLENTGSIDIEFLCLVDPAWKPEDEVILE
- the leuB gene encoding 3-isopropylmalate dehydrogenase — its product is MGTVKAKIAVLAGDGVGREIVPEAVKVLKVVAEKFGHSFEFATGDVGGQAIDKVGVPLPQDTLALAKQSDAVLLGAVGGPKWEGLEYSLRPERALLGLREHLGLYANLRPAKLYPMLADASSLRREIIEGIDILVVRELTGGIYFGKPKGIEKLPNGEERGINTEIYTTAEIKRIAKVAFDAARKRRKKVTSVDKANVLESSELWRRIVSDVQTQYPDVELNHIYVDNAAMQLVRNPRQFDVMLCNNMFGDILSDEAAMLTGSIGMLPSASVGAQVGLFEPIHGSAPDIAGKNIANPIATIASAAMMLSYAFQLDKEAEAIEQAIVKTLDLGYRTKDIQGPGARVVGTSEMGDAILRNLN
- a CDS encoding aspartate-semialdehyde dehydrogenase; translated protein: MLKKKSSYVVAIIGATGAVGKESLDILEERKFPLESLRLFASKRSAGEVMTCQDREWKVEELTTTSSFAGIDIAFISATDAISREYGPRLAAAGIVVIDDSGIFRMEADVPLVVPEVNASALQTIPRGIVSIPNCTTTPLVMALKPLHEAAGIKRVIVTTFQSVSGTGSAAMNELLDQTRALMSFRDVKAEVYPYQIAFNLLPHIGSFSEGGDCSEEVKIVRETQKILDAPHLRVTSTTVRVPVMRCHSEAINIELERPLNQNEARAALAAMPGVIVYDDPGKKLYPMPLDATGKDEVFVGRVREDTTIANGLNLWVVSDNLRKGAALNAVQIAECLVRGR
- a CDS encoding DUF2905 domain-containing protein is translated as MTEWESLGRILIAIGLAVATVGVLIVFSDRFPSLGALFGWLGKLPGDVSIKRDQFSFHFPIVTSLVLSAVLSLVFYLVSWLFRR
- a CDS encoding SpoIID/LytB domain-containing protein, whose amino-acid sequence is MGSLSGTAAAQSIRVLLSAEVLRLDVRAEGPIWMTDSKDRGQAIKSAAQITVNGSGFLLNGVRLASEQLTLRAGEQGLTLIYRKQTGNGYGMSGSGSDPGTTVPVSGLVHLVRKGNGFLLINQVDLEEYVKGVVPAEVNSTWHPEMLKSQAVAARTYALYQQMLSATRDYDVVATVQDQVYRGKHGIDVGVQQAVEATRGLVITYQNAPIYAAFSSTAAGLTEDAMNVWSKDLPYLKGVECPFDLESPFYQWKASFKIDTLEQNLRQQGFPVGTIATLTPVTFSRAGRVATLRILHSGGELVLRGEDLRKAIGYSLVPSTQFTVDSIGQDIVLSGYGAGHAVGMCQWGAKQLAELGYSYTTILNYYYPGTELRNMALTKPPTLPSS
- the queA gene encoding tRNA preQ1(34) S-adenosylmethionine ribosyltransferase-isomerase QueA — its product is MQLSEFDFPFDSSLVAMHPVLPRDRARLLVINTTDQSLAHRSIKELPELLNPGDLLVVNDTKVRAARVAGWKRPSGVSIEMLFVKELPDHTWEVMVRGKLTPGQIIEVGPDAHVVVIAREADRTTVRIETGEAVQEFFRLYGRMPLPPYIKRSPTEEDCDWYQTVFAKDEGAVAAPTAGLHFTSELLGRLKTRGVGLTAVTLHVGPGTFKPVTVDRIEDHRMGSEWIDVGPEAIQAIEYTKSKGGRVIAVGTTVVRALETAVQGGEKLQPYQGETNLFIVPGFSFKVVNALLTNFHLPRTTLLMLVSALAGNSLLRHAYEEAVRARYRFYSYGDAMLIL
- a CDS encoding SurA N-terminal domain-containing protein; this translates as MIKILRYTHDRFPWLLAVAMGFIAVTFVVGMGWWGFGGQSGNVVASVGDLTVSRDEFKRAYENTYRVYKEKVPGEFKDETIKQYVVEQLVENNLWLIVAKEMGMTVSNDELRDVITKIPDFQRNGTFDSEIYRRVLAINHMTPSVFEAMETKDILTIKAKMVVRDAVALTPSELAEAQALMVRQPESDPAKATAARDRAVQDMLFQKQQRALTAYTEALKARLPIKIHRELL
- a CDS encoding RDD family protein, with the protein product MAEEVGRIHPAGSAVYPKAQVLNRCIAKLIDCFIVGAASEVLAPIGFLAGLAYVLVADGFAGGQSIGKRLIGLQTILPGTRETAGFRESIIRNLPFAAAQVAFAVPYVGWIASVAILAFETVLVVGNEQGRRLGDEVAGTQVVDAGRLALPD
- a CDS encoding rod shape-determining protein — protein: MGFASDIFGWFSNDLAIDLGTATTLVYVHGKGIVLNEPSVVAVEKKTEKVLAVGADAKKMLGRTPGNIVAVRPMKEGVIADFEMAEQMLKRFIQKAHNRSAFVRPRIIIGVPSRITQVEQRAVRDSAELAGAREVYLIEEPVAAAIGAGLPITEPSGNMVVDVGGGTTDIAVISLGGIVYSESVKVAGDRMDDAIMNYIKKKYNLLIGEHMAERIKFEIGSAYPFEERKTMMIKGRDLISGIPRTLVIDDAEVREALQEPIGTIVNAIKVALENTPPELAGDIIDRGIVLTGGGSLLKGMDTRFREETNLPIITVDDPLTSVVLGVGKILDELDLLAKVSVMSQANTFR
- the mreC gene encoding rod shape-determining protein MreC, which encodes MWMVNFRSPSGTRRLVLASIVLLLVALFLLPSQSQGLLQYVSSPLGEVLSLPLQAISSIDHGISELWAGYVALQGVREENERLRKDMDLLRGQNGQLREAAAATERLKSLLKFKEQAPSAIVAAQVIGRDATNLYRSVIINKGESDGIRSDMGVVTPAGVVGRVVKTTGATAVVLLVTDPNNAIAGLIQRTRDEGIVEGTQQGLARLKYIPLLSTVRNGDRVVTSGLVGGFPRGLPLGTITGIDRAEGALFQSAELMPDVDMGRLEEVLVIQDPRGQSSSSD